Within Silene latifolia isolate original U9 population unplaced genomic scaffold, ASM4854445v1 scaffold_269, whole genome shotgun sequence, the genomic segment AAATGATTTTCCTCCCAGCTTTTTCACTATCATGGTACATTTGGTTGTTCATCTAGCTACTAAAGTCAAACTTGCTGGACCGGTTAGATATAGGTGGATGTATTTTTTTGAAAGATATTTGGGCACATTAAAATCCTATGTTTTCAACAAAGCGCGCCCCGAAGGGTCAATAGCTGAAGCTCACTTGGCCTTTGAGTGTGCCGTATTTTGTTCCTGTTACCTTGAAGGATTTGAGTCGAAGTTTAGACTATTGTCAAAATTTGATAATTCTGCTAAAGTTTCACTGTCTTCAACTGTTCTTGAAGATAGTAATATTTTTATCCAAGCGGGACAACCCCAGGGAAAGCCTATTACATCCAAGATTTCGAAAATGAACAAGATACAAGCACATCGGTATATTCTTTTTAATTCTTCCGATGTCACGGAATTTCTCAAGTAAGTATGTCATATTAATGATATTAGTTTAGTTTTTCAAAGATTACATTGAAATATACTAATAACAAGTGTGATCACAGAGAGCATGCAACAGAACTTAAGCGACGTAGTCGACCAAGACGTCTTTCATTAACTGAAATTGAGCGTATACAACATAAAACTTTTCATGATTGATTCAGAGAGCATGTAAGTAGCATATTGATTAATTAGTTGATTAATTAGTAGCAAATTGTCTGGTAATATTTTATATTATGAAACAGGTTGGCAAATTGGAGGCATTAAATGGGCGAAAATGTTTGAAAGAGGAACTTCGTATGCTAGCTCGTGGTCCACTAGATGTTGTTACTAAGTACCAAGCTTATGATGTAAATGGTTTTAATTTTAGAGCAAAACGTTACGATAAGTGTACCCAAAATAGTGGAGTGGTTCTGATAGCGAAAATTTCAAGTTATGCTAGTACTAGCGATAGAAGACCTGTCCTGGGAGACGTTGCTTACTATGGAAGGATAATAGAAATCATAAGATTGAGATATTTGGGAGGATTCTCAACTGTGATGTTTAAATGTGAATGGGTTGATACAACTCATGGAAGGGGAATTAGACAAGATGAGTATGGTTTTACACTGGTCAATTTCTCCCGTTTGATAAATAGGGAGACACTAGCGGATGAGCCATATATATTTGCAACACAAGCAGAGCAAGTGTTTTACATTGACGACCACGTTAACATGGGATGGTCCGTTGCTATAAAGATGAAACCTAGAAATGTTAATGACTTGGGTGATGATGAAATGAGAGAAGATGATGAAAATGAGCCATATCATGTCTCGTTTCTTACTCATGAAAATATGAGTTGGGTAAGGGATGGTGTGGAAGGAACTTTGGTTGATGTCTAAAGATAATTCCTAAACTATTAAATTTAGAACTTTTCTTTTATGTGATAAACTAGACATTCTTAATTTTATTTGCCTACttgaaaataaataaagttgtgaataaatttgtgatatttttcTACAGGCTTTTAAATTTGTGATATTATTCCATTACTCTTTCCTActtataaataaataaagttgGCATCTTCTTTGTAAGTATTCCATAGAAGATTCGACAGGTATATGTATATTTCTTGCTTTGGTTTGTATATTTGCATTCTCATCATTTGTTTTATCATGACTAATAAAATTGATGATTTTTTTGTTGATAGGAATAATGGCCAGAGCTAGAAATTTAAGAATTAGTCGTAAAAGTCAGTCCAAAGTGGAGCAAGGAAGCCTGGATGGTGATAATGGTCAAATAGGTCACAACTCTACTACTGAAAGTAGTCAGGATCAGCGGTCTAACTTAGAGTCTAGTCCAAATACTGAACATCAGAATGGGGGACGGACATATGAATGTGTTGTCCAAGGTACTTATTGCATTTCAATTTGTAGGTATATTGTGTTAGCTCTTtgaaatatcatcataaagagagattaatattgAACAGATTCAGATGGAAAAAGGACTCGCGGAAAAACGGTTCTGGGAGATATATGGAATTTACCTCCAGGTCATCGAGTCGTTGTTGAGATTAACAAATCAAGTCAACCTATTGGAGATGAAGGAGGTGTCCTAGGACATTATTGTGGAACGATAGCAAGACATGGCGATCTATGTTCATTAAGCTATACTCGATGGGATTATTTGAAGAAGGGTAACAAGGGTAACAATCAGACTTTAATATTGAATGAAGTTAAGGTATAATGAATTAAAAGTGCATTTTCACAATATTACATTTTGAGTAGCATGCTATTTTTACTCTCCAATGTGTTTTTTTATTCTATGTAGGCAAGATTTCTTTATCCCAAAGTTCTGGAAAAATAGATACTAAAACGATAGGATATAAATGGAGGGATCATAAGTGCACTTTGAAAGGAATACATTATTCTGATGATAAAAACATAACAGAGATGCACaataactgtaatactacggttttatgagtctctgggtactgtcgagtaagcatgttttgatttacgaaacagtattctgtctgtagggtactcgatcgagtagccttggcactcgatcaagtaaggggcactcgatcgagtaagtgtgttttacgggtttgttttgacgggttttgttactaatgcgggattaatataaaaaggttccgtcacttttcttaaacacttttatcatcCTAAAACCTTTCTAGAGAAGATTtaaagttacgttcttcgcattcatcgcattagtggcaaatcccaaggcttggttagtcggatcatcttatt encodes:
- the LOC141639067 gene encoding uncharacterized protein LOC141639067 isoform X1; amino-acid sequence: MARARNLRISRKSQSKVEQGSLDGDNGQIGHNSTTESSQDQRSNLESSPNTEHQNGGRTYECVVQDSDGKRTRGKTVLGDIWNLPPGHRVVVEINKSSQPIGDEGGVLGHYCGTIARHGDLCSLSYTRWDYLKKGNKGNNQTLILNEVKEVISLKNDYD
- the LOC141639067 gene encoding uncharacterized protein LOC141639067 isoform X2, translating into MARARNLRISRKSQSKVEQGSLDGDNGQIGHNSTTESSQDQRSNLESSPNTEHQNGGRTYECVVQDGKRTRGKTVLGDIWNLPPGHRVVVEINKSSQPIGDEGGVLGHYCGTIARHGDLCSLSYTRWDYLKKGNKGNNQTLILNEVKEVISLKNDYD